The DNA window AAACCATGGGCATCATAACCCATTCTTTCGATATTGTTTTTAGTATTGTTATAGCCCATCGATAATTCATTGTAGGCTTCGGTCATTTTTCCCCACATCATCACACCTTTACTAGGAGACTCGCCTATTCTATAATTGGCCCATTGTTGCTCTTCGTTATCATTGCCCAAATGTTCAAAAATAACATAATGCGTAGGATCTAAACTCCAGGAGTAGTCGGCATATTCTCTTAGCACATCTACTCGATCTTGCTGATACTGGTTTGTACAAGTTTCTCCACTAGCACAATTTTGAGTAAATCCTTTGGTCAAATCCCAACGGAAACCATCAATTTTATACTCTTCAATCCATTGTTTTACCACTCTTTTCACATAAGTTTTTGTTCTCGACTGCTGATGGTTAAAATCATTACCAACATTATAGCTGTGGGTTGGAATGACATTGAAGTAAGGACTGTCAGCAGCGGGACCGCCCCAACCATCGCCATCAGGATCGTTCATCCACATTCTGTCCATTGGATTTCTGCCAAAAGCGTGATTCAAAGCTACGTCTAGAATTACTGCAATTCCGTTTTGATGGCACAAATCGATCAACTGTTTTAACTTGGCACTTGTCCCATAGGCCTTGTCTAAAGCCAGGTGAAAGGAAGTGTTGTATCCCCAACTTTCGTTACCGTCAAATTCCATTACCGGCATTAATTCGATGGCATTGACTTTCAGATTTTTGAAATAATCAATACGATCAATTAGGTTTTGATAGCTTCGGTTGGCATCAAAATCTCGAACCAAAACTTCATACACAACCAATTTATCCTTATCCGGTTTTACAAAATTGGTTGTAGCTGTGCTCCAAGCATAAGGCGTTTGTCCGGTTTGCAAAACGGTAACTTCTCGATCTTGCCCTACTGGATAAGCGGGAAGATTTGGATAATTTCCTACTGGAATAAATGGATCTTCGTCTTTATTTAACACTAAAGTAGAGTAAGGATCAGCAGTTTTTACCAAAACAGGTGAACCCGCTATCGGAGTTTCATCGACTACCCAATATTGATAGGTGTAATTGGTTCCTGAGGCCAAGCCTGTAAGTTCTAACCAAAATTTGGTCGAGCCTGCAGTGGCGTCTTTTTTCATAGCATAAGTTGTACCCGGTTGCCAATTATTGAAACTTCCCGCCACATACACAAAATCTTTGCCCGGTGCATCTAAAACCAAGGTTGCTTTGGTAGCATCGCCAGCATTATAATTAATTCCATCCACTAAACCTGCAGGTATTGTTTCAGAAACAATACCAGGGTTGACAATTACTGAGAATTTTCGAGAAAAAGTAGTTGTTCCCTGAGTGATTTGCAAGTCATAGCTTTTATTAACAAGAATGTTGCTATCTGTAAAAGAATAGGCAGAACCAGCAAAAGTATTAATACTTGTTCCGTTTGCTAATAATTTATAATTAGCACTACCATTTGTATTTGTTGCCGAAATCACTAAACTGCCGCCTGAACCAATAATTGTTGTGCTGTTTGCAACCGGCGAAGTCAACGAAACTTGAAAATCACCTACTGGAAGGAAATAATCGGGAGTTGTTTGTACGCTACCCGTCGCATTTCTGAACACAACGCAAATTTCAGTAATTGAACTTGTTGTTGGCACGCCAAAATAGGTATATAAATCAGGCGTTAAATCTAACTTGTACGTTGTTCCAGACACTAATGTCATCAAAGGCGCATTGGTAGTTCCCCACACTCCTTTAACATTTGACCATCGTGTTCCATTTACTGTGGCGCCAATATGGGCATAGATTACCGTTGTGGCTGCCAATGGCGTACCAGCTTTGTTAAAGTTGATAGTCACAGGTCCATCTGCCAATGCAGGAGCGGGAACAGTTGTGGTTTGTGAAAAACAAGCTGAGGTGATAAGTAAAAATAAAAAAAAAACTTTTTTCATAATTTGTTTTGTTAAAAGATAAAAAGGGCTGTATATCAATAAATAACAGCCCTTTTTTGAAAGAAATAAACTATTGTGCTACCATTGTAAACTTATAATCTCGCGGTTTGCTTAAATCAAGGGTTACTGCGTATGGAAGTGTAACCGTTGAAAGTCCGGGAACTTTGATAGGTATACCATTATATTGCATAAGTGTTCCAGCATAGTTAGGTGATCCAGCACCTGCATTACCTAAGCCCAAATTAATAACATCAGAATTGTTAGCTCTAAATTTAAAGCCTCTAGCTCCCCTTAGAACGATCGTGATTTTCCATTTATTATCTGCACGATCGTATGTCATAGACGGTAAACTATTAAGGGAACCAAAAATTTTAGCATCACCAATAATTCCCAATGCGGAAATTGGCGTAAGTGAATAAGCTGTTGGAGTAACACCAATATCTGCCTTAATCAAATAATATCCGGCGGTGGTCACATTGATTGCTGGGCCATTTAAAACTAGCGTACCGCTTCCGCCATTCCCATAAAATGGGTTAGATGCTTGAAATTTGTTTTGCACAGAAGTATAAAATCTATAATCTCCAGGTTCTAACCAAGAATATCCTTCCGTATCAGTAGTGAAAAGTCCTGATGAAAGTGTTGTTGGTGCAAGCGCTGGATCTGCCCCAACTTTTGTAAAAGCAAAAGTAGCTTGTGAAAATGGAGTTACTTTTATAGCTATAACATTAGAATATTGAACAAAAGTATTGAATTCAATACCAAGTGTAGATTTTACCCTTACATCTAAATCAGCGGCCACATCTGGCAAAAACCCATTCTCTAACAGTAATGAATTTAAGTATCCTTCTTTCCAAATATAGGTAATGTCTGTAGAGCTAGGACTGGCAATAATAGGTTTTGCAAAATTAGTTCCTGCTTTTGCTATTTGTATTTCATAGACTGATGGACTGGTTGGCACACCATTGTCGACAGCATCCCAAGCTATTGTGGTTACATCATTATCACCCCCTATAGGTGACAAAATGAAAGGGCCGCTTGGAGTTAAAGATTTTAGATTCAAACCATTTGCGGTGGCCACAGGATCTTTATCGTTTGTGCAAGAGCTTATCGAAATAAGCAAAATTGCAAAAAATGTTATTTTTAATATATTTTTCATTTATACAAAATTTAATATTAATACCCTGGGTTTGGGGTTAATTTTGGATTAGCTTCAAGTGCTTTTAAAGGAATAGGGAATAAATTATAATGAGCAGGAATTGAAGCCCCATCCTTAACATTTCCTTTCCACGGCCATAAATAACTACCACCAGTAAATTTACCGTAACGAATCAAATCTGTTCTTCTATGACCTTCAAAATTGAGTTCTCTGGCTCTTTCATCCAAGATAAAGTCAAGAGTCAATTGACTTGCATTTATTGGTGTGGCTTTAGATCTTACTCTAACTAAATTCACATAATTTAAAGCGTCAGCAGTTGAACCGCCACCTCCTCTTAGTATACTTTCTGCTAGCATTAAATAAGCATCAGCTAATCTATACAAAGGGAAATCAGTACCAGCAAAAGAATTAGGACTTACAGTTCCAATAAAATTGGCATTTGTAAATTTTATTGAAGGATAACCGTCTGTCCACGTTTTATAGTTAGTCATCTCGTAACTATGTCGTTTTGTAGGGTCGGCATTTAAATAATTTGTCCAAAATAAATGAGCTCTCTCATCTGGTGAAGCATCTAAAGCAGCAGGACTACTACCAAACAAACCATACCAAGCTTTTGTAGCGCGATGTCCTGCCCAAGCATTAGTTCCTCCGCCGGGGTTTCCATAATCAAGGGCAGTCATTGTTGCATCGTTCAAACTACCATTAATTAAATAAGTTGTATTACCATAGCTTTGACTTACAATTGGATCTGCGATTAGGGCATAAATAATTTCATTTTTAGCATCAGTAACATCATTGTCTCTACAAAATAAACTTCTGAAATTTGGTGCCAATGTATAACCTCCTTCGTCTATTACTAATTTTGAATATTTATAAGCTTGAGCATATTTACTTTGCCCTATATAAACTTCAGAATTCAAATATAGTTTTGCCAATAACATTCTCACTGCCCCCTTACTTGCTTGACCATATCCTAGTCGTTGAGGCAATTTATTTTCGATGTCTAAGAGTTCCGATTCAACGAAATCATACAATTGCTTTCTGGTAGATTCTTCTTTTAGCTCTTTGCTTCCTAAATCAGCTTCGGTCAAAAGAGGTCCTTTCCCAAAACAATCAATTAGATAGAAATAAGCTAAGGATCTCAAAAATCGCATTTCGCTTATTACTTGGTCTTTATTTGAAACATCAAAATTTTTAAATTGTGCAATAACCTGATTCGCTTGAGGAACAGTATAATAAATACGATTGTACATATATCGCATAAACTTGTTGTTTGCATCCCAGTTAGAGGCAGTAGTCAATTGGTCAAGTCCATTATCGCCCCAACGGTTTTTCATGTCATCTGCTGTAAAATCCTGCAAATTAATAATCCCTCTCAAGAATGGAGATTCTCCTGGATCATCACCCGGTGTATCAGTGCTTCCTGGTCCTGATGGTCCCGAAAGCGCATACGATCCATAAACTTTAGAAACGAGTCCCGCTAAAGTTGGTTGTTCTTGAAGTAATTGATCTAATGATTTAGCAGAACCTTTGGGCTCAATGTTCAAATCATCTATGCAACTGCTTGTTAGCAATAGGACCAAACCTAATCCTAAAGTATACTTTTTAAAATTTTTCATACTATTATTTTTTTAATTAAAAGTCAAGACTTACTCCAAAAGTAAATGTTCTTGGTCTTGGATAAAAATTCCCGTCAATTGCGTCAAAATTTTCTGGATCTTGGCCCGTATAATTTGTTACTAAAAATGCATTATTAACAGTGCCACTCACTCTTAAGGATGATTTACCTACAAATTTTGCAAATTTATATCCTAAAGAAATATTATCACAACGTAAAAAAGAAGCGTCTTCTAGCAAATAATCAGAACGTTCTGCATTTCCGAGATATGTATCAAAAAGAGGGCTAGCTGTTCCGTTATAGAAATTCAAAACATTTTGTATGTATTCTGTACTTTGGGACGGAATTGCAGCCTGTATAAACCCGTTTTGTTGTTTTTTAAGATTGTAAACTTGACCTCCTACTTGGCCTCTAAAATTGGCCGTCAAATCAAAGTTTTTATATCCAAAAGTCGCATTAAAACCATAGGTCCAATTAGGGCGCAAAGCAACATAATACTCATCTGAGTCATTTATTTTACCATCTTTATTTCTGTCAACATAGGCCCCAACAATAGGTTCACCACTTGCATCATAAACTTGTTCATAAACG is part of the Flavobacterium nackdongense genome and encodes:
- a CDS encoding alpha-amylase family glycosyl hydrolase; translation: MKKVFFLFLLITSACFSQTTTVPAPALADGPVTINFNKAGTPLAATTVIYAHIGATVNGTRWSNVKGVWGTTNAPLMTLVSGTTYKLDLTPDLYTYFGVPTTSSITEICVVFRNATGSVQTTPDYFLPVGDFQVSLTSPVANSTTIIGSGGSLVISATNTNGSANYKLLANGTSINTFAGSAYSFTDSNILVNKSYDLQITQGTTTFSRKFSVIVNPGIVSETIPAGLVDGINYNAGDATKATLVLDAPGKDFVYVAGSFNNWQPGTTYAMKKDATAGSTKFWLELTGLASGTNYTYQYWVVDETPIAGSPVLVKTADPYSTLVLNKDEDPFIPVGNYPNLPAYPVGQDREVTVLQTGQTPYAWSTATTNFVKPDKDKLVVYEVLVRDFDANRSYQNLIDRIDYFKNLKVNAIELMPVMEFDGNESWGYNTSFHLALDKAYGTSAKLKQLIDLCHQNGIAVILDVALNHAFGRNPMDRMWMNDPDGDGWGGPAADSPYFNVIPTHSYNVGNDFNHQQSRTKTYVKRVVKQWIEEYKIDGFRWDLTKGFTQNCASGETCTNQYQQDRVDVLREYADYSWSLDPTHYVIFEHLGNDNEEQQWANYRIGESPSKGVMMWGKMTEAYNELSMGYNNTKNNIERMGYDAHGFSGKRVIGYPESHDEERLMYKNITFGNSSNPAHNVKTLNTALSRMSAVGAVSLLVPGPKMIWHFGALGWETSIWACNNGSLNTDYDGGVPPGDCKLDKKPQPQWVNNWLGDANRNKIYFDWAKMINLKTTEPIFNVTVTANSGFDIQSGSTITPRLFLWDNTLPSTQLKNVVVLTNFDVNTQNVIPDFPYTGTWYNLMDNATIEVTSTTATIAIEAGGFRIYGNKPSTLGTDSFEVNGEMYLYPNPTSNYFTLNATAAKVEIYAISGQLVKSFKGDLSKENQYPINDLKQGMYLVKALNENNELKVMKLLKQ
- a CDS encoding SusE domain-containing protein, whose protein sequence is MKNILKITFFAILLISISSCTNDKDPVATANGLNLKSLTPSGPFILSPIGGDNDVTTIAWDAVDNGVPTSPSVYEIQIAKAGTNFAKPIIASPSSTDITYIWKEGYLNSLLLENGFLPDVAADLDVRVKSTLGIEFNTFVQYSNVIAIKVTPFSQATFAFTKVGADPALAPTTLSSGLFTTDTEGYSWLEPGDYRFYTSVQNKFQASNPFYGNGGSGTLVLNGPAINVTTAGYYLIKADIGVTPTAYSLTPISALGIIGDAKIFGSLNSLPSMTYDRADNKWKITIVLRGARGFKFRANNSDVINLGLGNAGAGSPNYAGTLMQYNGIPIKVPGLSTVTLPYAVTLDLSKPRDYKFTMVAQ
- a CDS encoding RagB/SusD family nutrient uptake outer membrane protein; translation: MKNFKKYTLGLGLVLLLTSSCIDDLNIEPKGSAKSLDQLLQEQPTLAGLVSKVYGSYALSGPSGPGSTDTPGDDPGESPFLRGIINLQDFTADDMKNRWGDNGLDQLTTASNWDANNKFMRYMYNRIYYTVPQANQVIAQFKNFDVSNKDQVISEMRFLRSLAYFYLIDCFGKGPLLTEADLGSKELKEESTRKQLYDFVESELLDIENKLPQRLGYGQASKGAVRMLLAKLYLNSEVYIGQSKYAQAYKYSKLVIDEGGYTLAPNFRSLFCRDNDVTDAKNEIIYALIADPIVSQSYGNTTYLINGSLNDATMTALDYGNPGGGTNAWAGHRATKAWYGLFGSSPAALDASPDERAHLFWTNYLNADPTKRHSYEMTNYKTWTDGYPSIKFTNANFIGTVSPNSFAGTDFPLYRLADAYLMLAESILRGGGGSTADALNYVNLVRVRSKATPINASQLTLDFILDERARELNFEGHRRTDLIRYGKFTGGSYLWPWKGNVKDGASIPAHYNLFPIPLKALEANPKLTPNPGY